The nucleotide sequence GCTTCCGGAGGCGGAGCGGACCGAGCTGGCCGCTTGGGCCGCCAACAAGCATGCCGATTCTGAGAAGGCCCGCGCGCTGCAACTGAAGCTGCTCGAGCTCGCCCCCCGCGACTGGCGCGCACACGTCTACGTCGGCACGACGGATTTCTTCCTCGGGCACAAAGCGGAAGAGGCAAAGGGTTATCTGGAGAAGGCGGCAGCGCTGAATCCGAAGGCAGTCTCCGTGTGGGCCACGCTGGCCGCCATCGCCATCGAGCAGGGCGACAGGGCTGGCGCGGCGGAGGCGCAGAAGAAGGTGGCCGACATGCGGCCCGACGATCCGGCCGCGCAGGCCGACTACGCGTATGCGCTGATCACCGCTGGCAACCTCGACGAGGCGGAGCGGACTGCGCGCAAGGCCGCGGCGCTGCCCAACGCGGACGCGAAGCCGGTGGCCGCGCTGGCCAACGTGGAGTACTACCGGTCGCAATACGCCCCAGCCCACCGCGATTTGGCCAAGGCGCGCTCGCTGTCCAAGGACGACAACGAGCGGATGGGCCTGATGCTCTTCGAGCTGCTCGGCTATACCGCCGAAGGGAAGTACCAGGGCGCGATGCAGGCCGCGAGCGCGCTGGAGAAAGAGGCGCGGGCCCGGAAGAACCCGAATTTCTACGTCGTGGCGGCGATGAACCGTTCGTTCGCGGCGAACCTTCTCGGCAAGTACGGCGAAGGCCAGAAGCACGCGGCGGAAGCCCTGGCGCGCACCGACAAGGAGCCGCTCTCGGATGCCGGCCGCAAGGGGTTGAAGCGCGGTACCTGGATCGCCGCCATGTGGGCGCAGGGCTTCGGAAAGAACATCGCGGAGGCGCAGAAGACGCTCGCCATGCTCGAGAAGGACGCGGCGGAGTCGCCGAACGACCTCAACGCCCAGTCGGCCATGTGGTGGGGCCGGGGAGTTCTCAAGCTCGTCAACGGCGACGCGAAGTCCGCGGCGGAAGAGATGCAGAAGTGCGTGCCGACGTTCGACCTCTGCCACTTCCATCAGGCCATCGCGCAGGAGAAGGCCGGCGACAAGGCCGGCGCGCAGGCGACGCGGGCGACCTTGCTGGCGCAGCAACGTTCGCAGGATGCGTTCTTCTTGTCGCTGCGATCGCAGTTGCGGAAGAAGCAAGTGCGAACGGCCGCCGCCGGGCCCGCCGCGGTCAACCGGCGCGCAAATTGAAGGAGTGCTGAGCGCCCGCGGATGTCCGAGGCGATTGTCTTTCCTGGCTGGTGATACGGTCGGGCGCATGCGGAGGGTCCTGGCTGCCGTCGCGCTCTCGTTCGCGGCGACGGCAGGTATCCTTCCACCCATTACTTCAGTCCCCGGCAGCGGTTTGAATGCTCACGCGTATA is from Deltaproteobacteria bacterium and encodes:
- a CDS encoding tetratricopeptide repeat protein, with the protein product MFSARRGTSMTPLASLCAFALLAAAPEGGIISITTTSSEAAADYVEAFDQLFAGHGDLARAAAKKALSRDPNLLLAQALLYAITPGTESMQKVDAAAQAGASLPEAERTELAAWAANKHADSEKARALQLKLLELAPRDWRAHVYVGTTDFFLGHKAEEAKGYLEKAAALNPKAVSVWATLAAIAIEQGDRAGAAEAQKKVADMRPDDPAAQADYAYALITAGNLDEAERTARKAAALPNADAKPVAALANVEYYRSQYAPAHRDLAKARSLSKDDNERMGLMLFELLGYTAEGKYQGAMQAASALEKEARARKNPNFYVVAAMNRSFAANLLGKYGEGQKHAAEALARTDKEPLSDAGRKGLKRGTWIAAMWAQGFGKNIAEAQKTLAMLEKDAAESPNDLNAQSAMWWGRGVLKLVNGDAKSAAEEMQKCVPTFDLCHFHQAIAQEKAGDKAGAQATRATLLAQQRSQDAFFLSLRSQLRKKQVRTAAAGPAAVNRRAN